One part of the Mariniblastus fucicola genome encodes these proteins:
- a CDS encoding PVC-type heme-binding CxxCH protein: MIIKSITSAWMLLLLASSAAFAQDARNELPKKQHRTSDAPFLKPDEAVKKMAIPDGFDVSVFAAEPDIAEPIAFCFDDKGRMWIVENFNYQTRGKHIEDKQISRIQILEDTNGDGIFDKKKTFTDKLTFTSGIALGHGGVFVGSPPNFSFIPDRDGNDVPDGPPEILLDGWGFHDRHETLNSFIWGPDGWLYGCHGVFTRSEVGKPNCAKEDRQFIDGGIWRYHPTRNKFEIHARGLSNPWGFDFDDHGQGFATCCVIPHLFHIVQGGVYHKQSLPHVNPHIYDDIKTIRDHTHLSAHGGARFYLADAFPKPYNERNYLFMCNIHEHAVLTDFMQPNGSSFIGKHGDDFMPTNDLAWVGFSIEIGPEGGVYVLDWHDTDICGNAINFPNSGRVYRIMPKKATPITPPNLRAMSSVELAQLQTHDNDWYVRQSRTLLQDRANGDIAEAQETLTSILNSDVETRKKLRAMWALYVTNAFDEAGLTTLLDHSDEHIRGWAIRFLCDESPLNAFQDTSKLQDSIVGPDVLEKFTAMARDDSSAVVRRFLSSAVQRMPFADRWPILDALASHSEDAADNNLPRMIWFGLEPMVPHHPEKALALAINGKMPQLAEFVARRLTTGDVASQVNRPRKPQKNEKRVWQRIIQKSAPGFKVHDVGEGGVVDHSVFRNATAVQTHPLDRETPSTLRRQLKIPEIGRTKLNMRVSHHPHGDWQLRVLANGELLADQIVGSKTVANDEWLDVSVDLSNFAGQTVKLTIENKANDWQNEWAYWNRVSVDTEQEVGDAKKKTKVVFISGHPSHGRMKHEHRAGNMILANALNDSGLNIDAELVPHYGYPQDESILKDAATIVIFSTGHSGHVLKKKLDEFDALMNGGTGVVMLHWSTEAEKGKMGDLFLNWMGGFCDLDWSVNPHWKPNFNALPDHAICRGVEPFSVDDEWYYHMRFVEGMKGITPILTDVPPAHTLRRPDGERSGNTAVRRAVANGETQHVAWAYQRPGGGRGFGFTGGHNHESWQDDNFRKIVLNAILWTANVEVPEDGCANNQVDDALIKQNIDDQ, encoded by the coding sequence ATGATCATCAAATCAATCACTTCTGCCTGGATGCTGCTCCTGTTGGCCTCTAGTGCCGCCTTTGCACAAGACGCGCGAAACGAACTGCCGAAGAAACAGCACCGAACCAGCGACGCTCCGTTTCTGAAACCCGACGAAGCCGTCAAGAAAATGGCGATCCCGGACGGGTTCGATGTTTCAGTGTTTGCCGCAGAACCTGACATTGCTGAGCCGATTGCATTTTGCTTTGACGACAAAGGCCGAATGTGGATTGTCGAGAACTTCAACTATCAGACACGCGGCAAGCACATCGAAGACAAGCAGATCAGTCGGATTCAAATTCTCGAAGACACCAACGGAGATGGTATTTTCGACAAGAAGAAGACATTCACGGACAAGTTAACATTCACATCTGGAATCGCCCTAGGCCACGGAGGAGTCTTCGTTGGCTCGCCGCCAAACTTTAGCTTCATTCCCGATAGAGACGGGAACGACGTCCCCGATGGACCGCCGGAAATTTTGCTTGATGGCTGGGGCTTTCACGATCGCCATGAAACGCTCAACAGTTTCATCTGGGGACCGGACGGTTGGCTCTATGGATGCCACGGAGTGTTTACGCGCTCGGAAGTCGGCAAGCCTAACTGCGCGAAAGAGGATCGCCAATTTATTGACGGAGGCATCTGGCGCTACCATCCAACGCGAAACAAATTCGAAATCCATGCGAGAGGTTTATCGAATCCATGGGGTTTCGACTTTGACGATCACGGTCAAGGGTTCGCGACCTGCTGCGTCATTCCGCACCTGTTTCACATCGTGCAAGGCGGCGTTTATCACAAACAAAGTTTGCCGCATGTGAATCCTCACATTTACGACGACATCAAAACGATTCGTGACCATACGCACCTGTCGGCTCATGGTGGCGCGCGATTTTACCTGGCGGACGCATTCCCTAAACCGTACAACGAACGCAATTATCTTTTCATGTGCAACATCCATGAACATGCGGTCCTGACAGACTTCATGCAACCCAATGGCTCCAGCTTTATTGGCAAGCATGGTGATGACTTTATGCCCACGAATGATTTGGCGTGGGTTGGGTTCAGCATAGAAATTGGACCCGAGGGCGGCGTTTATGTTCTCGACTGGCATGACACAGACATCTGCGGTAACGCGATTAACTTCCCCAACAGCGGTCGTGTGTATCGCATCATGCCCAAGAAGGCGACACCGATCACGCCGCCGAACTTGAGGGCAATGTCGAGCGTTGAATTGGCTCAATTGCAAACGCATGACAATGACTGGTACGTGCGGCAATCCAGGACGCTGTTGCAAGACCGAGCCAACGGAGACATCGCAGAAGCGCAAGAAACTCTGACTTCAATTTTAAACTCCGACGTTGAAACTCGTAAGAAGCTACGAGCGATGTGGGCTCTGTACGTCACAAACGCCTTCGACGAAGCAGGACTCACAACTCTACTCGATCATTCTGACGAACACATTCGCGGCTGGGCAATCCGATTCCTTTGTGACGAAAGTCCATTGAATGCGTTTCAGGACACGAGCAAGTTGCAAGATTCAATTGTTGGCCCTGACGTACTGGAAAAGTTTACCGCAATGGCACGAGATGATTCCTCTGCTGTCGTGCGAAGATTTTTGAGTTCAGCCGTGCAACGAATGCCGTTTGCCGATCGCTGGCCAATCCTTGATGCGCTGGCAAGCCACAGCGAAGATGCAGCCGACAATAATTTGCCGCGAATGATTTGGTTTGGGCTTGAGCCGATGGTTCCACATCATCCTGAAAAAGCGTTGGCTCTGGCAATCAACGGAAAGATGCCGCAGCTTGCTGAATTCGTTGCAAGGCGTTTGACGACAGGAGACGTCGCATCGCAAGTGAATCGACCGCGAAAGCCGCAAAAGAACGAAAAGCGAGTTTGGCAACGAATCATCCAAAAGTCTGCTCCGGGATTTAAAGTACACGACGTAGGTGAAGGCGGTGTGGTCGACCATTCTGTTTTTCGGAACGCAACCGCAGTCCAGACACACCCATTGGATCGAGAAACACCAAGCACTCTACGCCGACAGCTGAAAATTCCAGAAATTGGCAGAACGAAGTTGAATATGCGAGTCAGTCACCACCCTCATGGCGATTGGCAATTGCGCGTTTTAGCCAACGGAGAACTTCTGGCGGATCAAATCGTCGGCAGCAAAACTGTCGCCAACGACGAATGGCTCGATGTGTCGGTTGACCTTTCAAACTTCGCTGGCCAAACCGTCAAACTAACGATCGAGAACAAAGCTAACGATTGGCAAAACGAATGGGCGTATTGGAATCGTGTTTCGGTTGACACTGAACAAGAAGTTGGAGACGCGAAGAAGAAAACCAAAGTCGTCTTCATTTCTGGGCATCCGAGTCATGGCCGCATGAAACACGAACATCGCGCCGGCAATATGATTCTTGCCAACGCTCTGAATGACTCGGGGCTGAACATTGATGCCGAACTCGTTCCGCACTACGGGTATCCGCAAGACGAATCGATCCTGAAAGATGCTGCAACAATAGTGATCTTTAGCACCGGCCATTCGGGACACGTGCTGAAAAAGAAGCTTGATGAATTTGATGCGTTGATGAACGGCGGGACTGGCGTGGTCATGCTCCACTGGTCGACCGAAGCTGAAAAAGGAAAGATGGGAGACCTGTTTCTAAATTGGATGGGAGGCTTCTGTGATTTGGACTGGTCGGTGAACCCCCATTGGAAACCAAACTTCAACGCTTTGCCTGATCATGCGATCTGCCGTGGAGTCGAACCGTTCAGCGTCGATGACGAATGGTACTATCACATGCGATTCGTTGAAGGCATGAAGGGTATCACTCCCATCCTCACTGACGTACCACCGGCCCATACCCTTCGTCGCCCAGACGGTGAACGCAGTGGAAATACTGCTGTTCGAAGAGCGGTCGCCAATGGCGAAACGCAACACGTCGCCTGGGCATACCAACGCCCTGGTGGCGGTCGTGGCTTTGGATTCACCGGCGGTCACAATCACGAAAGCTGGCAAGACGACAACTTCCGCAAGATAGTGCTCAATGCAATTCTATGGACTGCGAATGTCGAAGTTCCGGAAGATGGCTGTGCGAACAATCAAGTCGACGATGCGTTGATCAAACAAAACATTGACGATCAATAG
- a CDS encoding c-type cytochrome — protein MKQALLSLILFATFFSPRVAMCDETSSLALLVQAIGKTDNDAMRQSLLTGMLKGLEGRRQVQTPDGWKELSQTLSQAETANVRELTMQLSQVFGDVEATELALLAIRDPSAEITLRKTALRSLLVQQNEEASDALESLLDDPDLNLDAIRGFAMIENATAPAVLLSRYEAMDSNQKAAVIETLATRKFYARHLLEAVESKRINRDQIPVHVVRALKEILGGDFEGVFGELKSLGEDREKLLAKYKAMLTPEVLAKASASRGRAVYQKTCANCHLLYDEGGDIGPELTGSNRANLDYILLNSIDPSYDVAEGYRTVTVATEDGRLVMGVVAEEDATKLVLKTVEDPRLVIAKEDIEARKISEKSMMPDGQLEQMEQKEVIDLIKYLQTTKQVEVAK, from the coding sequence ATGAAGCAAGCTCTGTTGTCGCTGATTCTGTTTGCCACCTTTTTCTCGCCTCGCGTGGCAATGTGTGATGAAACTTCTTCACTCGCGTTGTTGGTACAAGCGATTGGCAAAACCGACAATGACGCGATGCGACAGTCGTTGCTGACCGGAATGCTCAAAGGACTTGAAGGTCGGCGCCAGGTTCAAACGCCTGACGGGTGGAAAGAGCTTAGCCAAACATTGTCGCAAGCCGAAACAGCAAACGTTCGCGAACTGACGATGCAGCTTTCGCAGGTTTTCGGCGATGTCGAAGCGACCGAGCTGGCGTTGTTGGCGATTCGCGATCCATCCGCTGAGATCACTTTGCGGAAAACCGCGCTGCGAAGCTTGCTCGTTCAGCAAAACGAAGAGGCTTCCGATGCTTTGGAATCCTTGCTGGACGACCCTGATCTGAATTTAGACGCGATCCGCGGTTTCGCGATGATCGAAAACGCTACTGCCCCAGCCGTTTTACTTTCGCGATACGAGGCAATGGATTCGAATCAAAAAGCAGCCGTGATCGAAACGTTGGCCACGCGAAAATTCTACGCTCGACATTTGCTGGAAGCCGTTGAATCGAAGCGGATCAATCGCGATCAAATTCCAGTTCATGTTGTCCGCGCATTGAAAGAAATTTTGGGCGGCGATTTCGAGGGGGTTTTCGGGGAGCTGAAATCACTTGGTGAAGACCGCGAAAAACTATTGGCGAAATACAAGGCGATGCTTACGCCAGAGGTTTTAGCAAAAGCGAGTGCTTCTCGCGGTCGAGCGGTTTACCAAAAGACCTGTGCAAACTGTCATTTGCTTTACGACGAAGGCGGCGACATTGGCCCCGAACTTACAGGTTCGAATCGAGCAAACCTCGATTACATTCTGCTTAACAGTATCGACCCAAGCTATGACGTTGCCGAAGGATACAGAACGGTGACCGTCGCAACCGAAGACGGCCGGCTAGTAATGGGTGTCGTTGCGGAAGAAGATGCCACAAAACTAGTTCTGAAGACGGTTGAAGATCCAAGGCTGGTGATTGCGAAAGAAGATATCGAGGCACGAAAGATATCCGAAAAATCGATGATGCCGGACGGACAACTTGAACAGATGGAACAGAAGGAAGTCATTGACTTGATCAAGTATCTGCAAACGACAAAGCAAGTTGAGGTGGCGAAATGA
- the smc gene encoding chromosome segregation protein SMC produces MLKALELSGFKSFADKTRFEFPPGITVVVGPNGSGKSNIVDAIKWVLGEQSAKSLRGKEMSDVIFKGSSGSNARRPSNAAQATLVLDNTERLLGIDSDEVHISRRVYRSGDTEYLINGENSRLKDIRNLIRGTGVGTDAYSLIEQGKVERMLSTSPKERRAIFEEAAGISRFKAKKVEAERRLARVHGNLIRLSDIVEEVGSRYRSVKAQASRAARYKEFSERLQHLRTFAGVNDWKTFSEELAGINSIVEEQSAIAKEHAEFIAAESGKAKAFEEQLDALTERLSEVQERSSTVREELAQNDSQLQINQSRLIDIDQRKEELKAENEQAAKRTAELSARVKQRAEELDKAEIDFRDASDQLEKLTAEQSAADEALLSLRASGEARRNEYRDLALLVTQFGKLVSSSDSKLQASQRDRDRLSGVVERLQKDLNEQKQRHEEVLAHQHQLKTEAERTDGRLAEARKSFDQYKQELGGRKERLSELRNQQSGLTQRANVIQELEKSLEGVNAGARELLQKSQQSREGYLGDVVGLVADLVSVNVQHAGIVDVALGDIAQYIVVDGRQLVDGLSSEQVKLDGRVGLVQLSSPPTLGADLRTDLSGEAGIIGRANELVQVEDRYEQFAQSLLGGTWVCKTLADAVRLHNGPGKTVRLVTLDGEIVESDGTILAGPKSVTGGIVSRRSELRAIKKNLMGLKSEIDACREQVAELTELESTAESQVQKLIEENTGLSSKLQAETDKADQVLGRIGSLKDELAAANNELAQTGSLLSTITNALTSQQNDLAKNELAVSSLSQLIEKDESDAREAQKRRDQLERELTKAKVAVGKFEQQLESLQAQVADEREQLAQQEERSKHFGSRISDDASARDAAEIAIKEATELISKLTLEKDELADKLATMNKERLEIDGQRREITNAINQRRDALKQAEDKLTQTKIRTEQINLQRTQLMERMRDDYGIDITTLDEFEAPNEEFDENAEREEIDQEISQLRKKLGQIGSVNLEALNELEELETRYNHLNGQYEDLVEAKETLEKIIVRINADSRKIFVETLEAIRTNFQKLFRQTFGGGKADIILEADVDPLDAGVEIIATPPGKPEFNNSLLSGGEKALTAVSLLMAIFQFRPSPFCVLDEVDAPFDEANIGRFIDVLKSFLGWTKFVIVTHSKKTMTAATTLYGITMQESGVSKRVSVRFEDVNEDGEISDEAIHRDDDAA; encoded by the coding sequence ATGCTTAAGGCCCTGGAACTTAGCGGCTTTAAGAGCTTCGCGGACAAAACCCGGTTCGAGTTTCCGCCAGGGATTACGGTCGTCGTCGGCCCCAACGGTTCGGGTAAATCGAACATCGTTGACGCGATCAAATGGGTGCTGGGCGAGCAGAGCGCGAAATCGCTCCGCGGCAAAGAGATGTCGGACGTGATCTTCAAAGGATCGTCCGGTTCCAACGCTCGGCGTCCGTCCAACGCGGCTCAGGCGACTCTGGTTCTGGACAACACGGAACGGCTGCTGGGGATCGACTCGGACGAAGTCCACATCAGCCGCCGGGTCTATCGCAGCGGCGACACAGAATACTTGATCAATGGCGAAAATTCGCGGCTGAAGGACATCCGCAATCTGATTCGCGGAACGGGTGTCGGCACCGATGCGTACAGCCTGATCGAGCAGGGCAAAGTCGAGCGGATGCTGTCCACCAGCCCCAAGGAACGGCGTGCGATTTTCGAAGAAGCCGCTGGAATCAGCCGCTTCAAGGCCAAAAAAGTTGAAGCCGAACGGCGGTTGGCTCGCGTCCACGGCAATCTGATTCGGCTGTCGGATATCGTGGAAGAAGTCGGCAGCCGCTATCGCAGTGTCAAAGCACAGGCGTCACGGGCGGCTCGCTACAAGGAGTTTTCGGAACGGCTGCAGCATTTGCGAACCTTCGCTGGCGTGAATGACTGGAAGACTTTCTCGGAGGAACTTGCCGGGATCAACAGCATCGTCGAGGAACAGTCAGCGATCGCGAAAGAGCATGCGGAGTTCATTGCCGCGGAATCCGGGAAAGCGAAAGCTTTCGAAGAGCAACTGGATGCTCTGACAGAGAGACTGTCCGAAGTTCAGGAACGTTCAAGCACCGTCCGGGAAGAACTGGCTCAGAACGATTCGCAGTTGCAGATCAATCAGTCACGGCTGATCGACATCGATCAACGCAAGGAAGAACTGAAAGCAGAAAACGAACAGGCTGCGAAACGAACCGCGGAACTGAGCGCGCGAGTGAAACAACGTGCTGAGGAACTGGACAAAGCGGAAATTGATTTCCGTGACGCTTCGGATCAACTTGAAAAACTGACCGCAGAACAGTCGGCCGCAGATGAAGCCCTGCTTTCTTTGCGGGCCAGCGGAGAGGCTCGTCGCAACGAGTATCGGGATTTGGCGCTGCTGGTGACTCAGTTTGGCAAACTGGTTTCTTCGAGCGATTCAAAACTGCAGGCCAGCCAACGGGATCGCGATCGACTTTCGGGTGTTGTCGAGCGTTTGCAGAAGGACCTGAACGAACAGAAACAGCGCCACGAAGAAGTTCTGGCTCACCAGCATCAGCTGAAAACGGAAGCCGAACGAACGGACGGTCGACTGGCGGAGGCGCGAAAATCGTTCGATCAGTACAAGCAGGAACTCGGCGGTCGGAAAGAACGTCTGTCGGAATTGCGAAATCAACAGTCCGGTTTGACGCAGCGAGCAAACGTCATTCAGGAGCTTGAGAAAAGCCTTGAAGGCGTCAACGCGGGAGCCCGCGAATTGCTGCAAAAGTCGCAACAGTCTCGCGAGGGTTACCTTGGTGATGTTGTCGGCCTGGTAGCGGATCTGGTTTCGGTGAACGTGCAACACGCAGGTATCGTCGACGTTGCACTTGGAGATATCGCACAGTACATCGTTGTCGATGGGCGGCAACTGGTGGACGGACTGTCGAGCGAACAGGTGAAACTGGACGGTCGCGTTGGACTCGTTCAACTCTCTTCGCCACCGACGCTTGGCGCTGACCTGAGAACCGATCTTTCGGGCGAAGCAGGAATCATTGGACGGGCCAACGAACTGGTTCAAGTCGAAGATCGCTATGAACAGTTCGCTCAGTCTCTCCTCGGCGGAACATGGGTTTGCAAAACGCTTGCCGACGCCGTGCGACTTCACAACGGCCCGGGAAAAACCGTCCGTTTGGTAACTCTCGATGGCGAGATCGTGGAGTCCGACGGCACGATCCTGGCCGGTCCCAAATCGGTCACCGGAGGAATCGTTTCGCGTCGCAGTGAGTTGCGGGCGATCAAGAAGAATCTGATGGGGCTGAAATCGGAAATCGATGCTTGTCGCGAGCAAGTGGCCGAATTGACAGAGCTTGAGTCGACGGCCGAGAGTCAGGTTCAAAAACTGATCGAAGAAAACACGGGGCTCTCATCGAAACTTCAAGCCGAAACCGACAAAGCCGATCAGGTGCTGGGGCGGATTGGTTCGCTTAAGGACGAATTGGCGGCGGCCAACAACGAGCTTGCACAAACGGGATCGCTGCTCTCCACGATCACGAACGCGTTGACGTCCCAGCAAAACGATTTGGCCAAAAATGAGCTGGCAGTTTCCAGTCTCTCGCAGTTGATCGAGAAAGATGAATCGGACGCTCGGGAGGCTCAAAAGCGACGCGACCAACTCGAACGGGAGCTGACAAAGGCCAAAGTCGCCGTTGGAAAGTTTGAACAACAACTGGAATCTTTGCAGGCTCAAGTCGCCGACGAACGCGAGCAATTAGCTCAACAGGAAGAGCGCAGCAAACATTTCGGCTCTCGCATTTCGGATGATGCTTCGGCGCGAGACGCGGCTGAAATCGCGATCAAAGAAGCCACCGAATTGATTTCAAAGCTGACGCTGGAGAAAGACGAACTGGCCGACAAGTTGGCGACGATGAATAAGGAACGCCTGGAGATCGACGGGCAGCGCCGGGAAATCACAAACGCCATCAACCAGCGTCGCGACGCACTCAAACAGGCCGAAGACAAGCTGACGCAAACGAAAATTCGCACCGAGCAGATCAACTTGCAGCGAACGCAACTGATGGAGCGGATGCGAGACGACTACGGCATCGACATCACGACGCTGGACGAGTTCGAGGCTCCCAATGAAGAGTTCGACGAGAACGCCGAGCGAGAAGAGATCGACCAGGAAATTTCGCAGCTGAGAAAGAAGCTCGGACAAATCGGCTCGGTGAATCTGGAAGCGTTGAACGAGCTGGAAGAACTTGAGACTCGCTACAATCACCTCAATGGTCAGTACGAAGATCTGGTCGAAGCCAAAGAGACCCTTGAGAAAATCATCGTTCGTATCAACGCGGACTCGCGAAAGATCTTCGTTGAGACGCTCGAAGCAATCCGCACGAACTTTCAAAAGCTGTTTCGCCAAACTTTCGGCGGCGGCAAAGCGGACATCATTCTCGAAGCCGACGTCGATCCGCTTGACGCCGGCGTGGAGATCATCGCAACGCCTCCCGGCAAGCCCGAGTTTAACAACTCGTTGCTCAGCGGTGGCGAAAAAGCCCTCACGGCGGTTTCGCTGTTGATGGCGATCTTCCAGTTTCGCCCCAGCCCGTTTTGCGTCCTCGACGAAGTTGATGCTCCGTTTGACGAAGCCAACATTGGTCGTTTCATTGACGTGCTGAAGAGTTTCCTTGGCTGGACAAAATTCGTAATCGTGACACACTCGAAGAAGACGATGACCGCTGCGACAACGCTGTACGGTATCACGATGCAGGAGAGCGGCGTCTCGAAGCGAGTCAGCGTTCGATTCGAGGACGTCAATGAAGACGGCGAGATTTCCGATGAAGCCATCCATCGCGACGACGACGCGGCTTGA
- a CDS encoding flagellar basal body P-ring protein FlgI, translating to MKKRLSLPLNPHRRSVLAGITAFSIAGILTATGCNNFIKRGQSPDDEDELSQFVDKSPVGPKYISETCGMWGMDYAKIEGIGLVLNLDGTGSAAKPGAYRDHLLDELKTHKDKLDNPRELFESKDTEMVIVRGYVPPGARKGDSFDVEIQMVPNMEGTSLDDGTVFRTRLRRLAQFKGRRLKEGLVVGLAEGAILVDSVFESRQDEANELHGWILGGGETLEYRPLGLNLRTQTYGPKTTTLISRAVNARFTSLTENGREGIAQPKNYKTVNLELPDIYRHNVRRFSEVMANIRYNETSQQRVERLDELGKQMTDPATCAQAALRLEAIGRDAVPTLKRSLTNPDLELRFRAAEALTYCGHSEGLLILKEVAETEPAFRWHAMTALSACEDSDAATYLELLMQSESAETRYGAFRALHTRSPDHPLVYGRKFKDFFLHSVPVESSPMVHFSRSKRPEVVVFGDARVSDDFLYVETGTTIRSAGTGKLKLIHYSKDHGREETVCSTEIGDLIETLANHDFTYGRILKIFRGAKKDETMVARLVVDAIPGNDREYTEDDTVSEESNRYLAESAPEMFRNGSEMEDKRPARVTTDLIDGNLPTAEELQEQKSAWTKMKEFVTGSPSQP from the coding sequence ATGAAGAAACGTCTCTCGTTACCGCTCAATCCGCACCGACGTTCAGTCCTGGCTGGTATTACCGCGTTTTCCATCGCCGGAATTTTAACTGCAACGGGATGTAACAACTTCATCAAACGCGGGCAAAGTCCTGACGACGAAGACGAACTGAGTCAGTTCGTGGACAAATCTCCCGTCGGCCCGAAGTACATTTCCGAAACGTGCGGCATGTGGGGAATGGACTACGCCAAAATCGAAGGCATCGGATTGGTGCTGAATCTTGACGGAACAGGATCGGCAGCGAAGCCCGGTGCGTATCGCGACCACTTGCTGGACGAGCTTAAAACGCACAAAGACAAACTGGACAATCCGCGCGAGCTTTTCGAAAGCAAAGATACAGAGATGGTGATCGTCCGAGGCTATGTTCCTCCTGGGGCACGCAAAGGCGACAGCTTCGACGTCGAAATTCAGATGGTGCCCAACATGGAAGGCACCAGCCTTGATGACGGAACCGTGTTCCGCACGCGACTCAGACGACTGGCTCAATTCAAAGGCCGTCGCCTGAAAGAAGGCCTGGTCGTCGGGCTTGCCGAAGGCGCGATCCTTGTGGACAGCGTTTTTGAGTCACGTCAGGACGAAGCCAACGAACTTCATGGCTGGATCCTGGGCGGTGGAGAAACATTGGAATACCGTCCGCTTGGTTTGAACTTGCGGACCCAGACTTACGGTCCGAAAACGACGACGCTGATCTCTCGCGCCGTGAACGCTCGCTTTACTTCGCTGACCGAAAACGGTAGAGAAGGCATTGCCCAGCCGAAGAATTACAAGACCGTCAATCTGGAGTTGCCGGATATTTACCGACACAATGTCCGACGTTTCTCTGAAGTGATGGCCAATATTCGATACAACGAAACATCGCAGCAGCGAGTCGAACGTCTGGACGAACTTGGCAAGCAGATGACTGACCCGGCGACTTGCGCGCAGGCAGCACTTCGACTCGAAGCCATCGGACGCGACGCTGTTCCGACTTTGAAACGTTCGCTCACCAATCCGGATTTGGAACTTCGGTTCCGCGCCGCCGAAGCGTTGACTTACTGCGGCCACTCGGAAGGCTTGTTGATTCTGAAAGAAGTCGCCGAAACCGAACCGGCGTTCCGCTGGCACGCGATGACAGCACTTTCGGCCTGCGAAGATTCCGATGCAGCAACCTATCTCGAACTGTTGATGCAGTCTGAAAGTGCAGAAACTCGTTACGGTGCGTTCCGCGCGTTGCACACACGCAGCCCGGATCACCCGTTGGTCTATGGCCGCAAGTTTAAAGATTTCTTTCTGCACAGCGTTCCGGTTGAGTCGAGCCCGATGGTTCATTTCTCACGCAGCAAACGGCCTGAAGTGGTCGTCTTTGGCGACGCTCGAGTCTCGGATGACTTCCTGTACGTCGAGACCGGAACCACGATTCGATCGGCTGGGACCGGCAAGCTGAAGTTGATCCACTACTCAAAGGATCATGGACGCGAAGAAACGGTTTGCTCGACCGAGATCGGCGATCTGATTGAGACTTTGGCGAATCACGATTTCACCTACGGTCGCATCTTGAAAATTTTTCGAGGAGCGAAGAAAGACGAAACGATGGTTGCACGTCTGGTCGTCGACGCCATTCCAGGAAACGATCGCGAGTACACCGAAGACGATACAGTGTCCGAGGAATCGAATCGTTATCTTGCAGAATCCGCACCGGAGATGTTTCGCAACGGTTCGGAGATGGAAGACAAGCGTCCGGCTCGCGTGACGACTGATTTGATCGATGGCAACCTGCCGACTGCTGAGGAACTGCAGGAACAGAAGTCGGCTTGGACGAAGATGAAAGAGTTCGTGACAGGCAGTCCGTCGCAGCCGTAA
- a CDS encoding YybH family protein, with translation MISKSLAILSLFSLSLIAGLSSNSNDDIETILTTQAQCWNEGDIEGFMETYWKSEKLTFSGGGKTTRGWQATLDQYKKSYPKGGMGALTFDGLEVTMLSDDDDAALVLGKWHLILPPKDGGDEDVKKDGNFSLVLRKMDGKWKIIHDHSSTLKPETAPKD, from the coding sequence ATGATTTCCAAATCCCTGGCTATTTTGTCGCTGTTCAGTTTGTCGTTGATTGCCGGTTTGTCGTCAAATTCGAACGACGACATTGAAACGATCTTGACCACGCAAGCTCAGTGTTGGAACGAGGGAGACATCGAGGGGTTCATGGAAACCTACTGGAAATCAGAAAAATTGACTTTCAGTGGCGGTGGCAAAACAACTCGAGGCTGGCAGGCGACTCTTGATCAGTACAAAAAGTCCTACCCCAAAGGTGGAATGGGAGCACTCACGTTTGACGGACTTGAAGTGACCATGTTGAGCGACGATGACGACGCGGCGTTGGTCCTGGGAAAGTGGCATCTGATTTTGCCTCCGAAAGACGGGGGCGACGAAGACGTAAAAAAGGACGGCAACTTTTCGCTTGTGCTTCGCAAGATGGATGGGAAATGGAAGATCATCCATGACCACTCCTCGACGCTGAAACCTGAGACAGCGCCGAAAGACTAG